The Peromyscus eremicus chromosome 2, PerEre_H2_v1, whole genome shotgun sequence genome includes the window CATCAGAGCCTCAGGCTGAGCAGTGTGGCTCTGGAGCCAACTCTCTCCATCTGCGGGTCTCAGAGGGCATTTCACATAGTGTCACAGTCCTGGCTATCCAGTGTCTCTCAACCTCTTCTGGCCCTCCCCACATCCACATCCGTTTCCACCTCAGTCCCTCATAGCCATGCAAACCACAACCTTGAGGAAGCCCAAAATCTGGGTCATCTACTTCCTGGGCTGTCAATCACCTAAGTTACTCTACCAGAGATGTAACCTGGACCTTAGATGCCACAACATCCATTTActtgtttggtttggtctttCAAAACAccgtctcacaatgtagcccaggctgacctctaactcaagATCGTTCTGCATCGGCCTCTCTAGCTTGAGCTGCCTCAGAAGTTGGGTGCATTTGGAGGGAACTCTGTGGGCAGGGATGGATTGTGTACATCTTGAATGAACCTCAGTGCCTTGACAACCCGCATAGAGGGCCTTGCCTATCTATATCACAAAACAGAACATGGagctggcttagtgggtaaatacttgccatgtaaacatgaggacctgttaGGATCCCTGTACTCACATAAATGCTGGGAAGGTGTGGCCGCCCACCCATAAACCCAGTGCCCTAGAGGCAGAGACACGGGATTCTCAGATCAAGGTGGCTAGTTAGACCAACCAAACTGGTGAGCTCTGAGCTCATTATCAATACCCTGCCTGCTACAAGctgcaaaaatatacaaagtaggatttcagctgattacgacaaagctatacctggaagaagcctagggccttccagaggtcacgctgaggctcaaggagccttggtgatatttggcttttgattatcagccgtttcctgctgtgagtttcttgtgtgtttttccatcatttattgggcaccatttcccctctactaaagaaatatttagataacctgtgctgacagctatgtaCAGCCTGAACCCCAGTTCAagtctccctgtaattatcatcattggcagcatccagcctgGACTATCCCCAGACGGAgcaaagtaccttatcagagatacctctgtactaagaacagacttaagcatccagactacctgtttgagaaggcctggcagatgtgccaattaagcttaactacctcctttcccaaatcttagctctagttccagatctccctttaactatcaccagaggcatctagctatacacaggttgcctagcgaccgagcaTATCTTTCCCCactctgcagaaaaaaaaaacggcagacagcttggacagataggagccacaggaaaaaagacagttttattttctcccattgacctagcaactcgacaatcactgcctgaggaaactctTACCTACCTTTttgaccctgtagaattcaagcctggtgaccttgctcgacCAGGGGactgctattgcttgggtttataactggactcCTGTAAGACTTGGGGGGTCTGAGGAGGTACGTagagaacagagagaacagagagacgGAGAACCGAGAGGgacaggaggattttgaccagagagaacttgtggacgagatggaagatgaggaagagtcagatggggaagtactagctgggtaagaacgaggtgaaaaggacctagatgaggcagaattaagacaagagaattaagatggaacttagagggagcagtagataaatacacagagagaaatcaggcaagaaaggagctaggcatgagagcaggacTGAAGCTGTGTAAACAGGATGTTGTTCCAGAGGaattaaagtgaatggactaagagcttggtgtgctgagagTCTATCAtcccgaaaatagtcctcgccctttgtagttctctctcctgagcccctgggatgtgcggtattaaggctggtccctctaatattatacaaggcCTGCCTTGATATAGAAGATGAAGAATGGCCAAAGATACTGGGTGTcagtctctggcttccacacacatgtgcatgcatacacacttaAGCACCCATGAGCACACACATCATGTACAAgatcatgagagagagagagagagagagagagagagagagagagagagagaaagagagagagaaggaaggaaggaaggaaggaaagaaagaaagaaagaaagaaagaaagaaagaaagaaagaaagaagacagagcaTGCCCTAAAAGGTGGATTCTTGTCTTCCCACAGAATGTCCAGCGTGTCCTGTCCTTCCAGCCGCTACGCTTCATCCAGGAACATGTTCTGATCCCTGTCTTGGACCTCAGTGGCCCCAGCAGTCTGGCTCAGCCCATCCAGTACTCCCAGGTGGTGGTCTCTGGGCCCAGGGAGCCACCTGGAGCTGCACAGCGGCACAGCCTGCCTGAGGTCACCTACATAGGGCAGTCAGATGTCTCCACCCTCCGGCCCACCAAAGCACCACCTCAGCAGACATTGTCCCCACCATCCTATGCCCCAAAGGCTGTCCCTGAGGTCCAGCCCCCTTCCTATGCACCTCAGGTAGCCTCTGATGCCAAAACTCTAGTCTACTCGCCACAGCAGGTGATGAAGACCCATCCTTCCACCCATACCGCGCAAGGCATTCTGGACAGCTGGCCTGAGTCCTACGCTGTGTGTGGGGAAGACACTGGCAAAGACTCCACTCCTgagctcctctccagtcccaaaCACCCCATACCAAAGGGTCAGCTTCAGGAAGACATCCTTGCTGGAAGCTGTCTCCCAGGGGACTTTTCTCTGCAGGGAGTCACCTCCTTGGCTCAGGAGGAGATACAAAGACCAAAGTCACTCCCCCTACCTCTGGAATTTTGCACAGACAGAGGGCCTGACCTTCACGCACTGCACAGCAATGCGCCAGAGACACCACGGTACCTGAAGGGGGCGCTatccctcctgtcctctgtccagaTCGAGGGccaccctgtctccctccctttgCACACCCACTCCCTCTCATGTTCCCCCTCCAACCAGGAACCGAGTCCCTGGGGCCTGCTGGACTCCCTCGTGTGTCCCAAGGACGAGGGTCCAGGGACTGAGGCTGAGGCCATGAGCCACAGTGCTGCAGCCTCTGAGCCGGAACAGTCCACAGAACTGGACTCTCTTTTCAAAGGCTTGGCCCTGACTGTGCAATGGGAATCCTGAAGGGAGATCAGAGCAAGCAGGCCTGAGCTTCCTCCTGCCCAACCCGGCTGACAACCCCACACCCACTAGGCCACACACTCGAAGGCCAGCTCCAGGCGGGTGCCCTGGCGAGAACCAGCGAAAGGAAGATTTGGGGCCCAAGTGGGGATACAAGCGTATGGTGAGGGCTCTAGCGGAGAAACCACAAGCAGGTGGCATGTGCAAATGGCCTGtgccacagagccaggcaggtagGACAGACAGAGTGGGGTAATGCAGGGAAACCTCCTGGAGACCCACCCCACTCTATCCCTCAGCTCCTAGGACATGGGGCTGGAGGCTGCCCATCTTCACTTGCTTCCTGGCCAGCTCCCTAATGTAGTTTAACTAAAAGCGAGGCGTCCACCTTCTCTGAAGGAGCTTAGATTGGAAGCGAGGAGACCCAGCCTAACAGGCACTTCTGCCAAGGCCGGAGGCAGCACCATGGCAAAACTTCAGGGCAGAGTGTGGCTCGGGGCTCACTCCCTGCCAGAAGCCCCTTCTTTGCTCTTCTGTGGGAGGCTTCACCCTGGAATGGCCTGTTAGTCCATCAAAAGGTGAGGGGTGTGCTGCACAGAACTTTTCTGCAGGCAGGGATCCAGAGAAAAGCATTTCAACGGGGCGTGGGACCGTGAACCCAAAGGCTTTGGAGCCTCAGCAAGTCCGGGCTCATATTCTGGCCTCTCCACATGTCTATCGTCTGCATGACATCAAGCAAGTGAATTAGCTAGCTCAAGACCTCAGCTCCCTCATTAATGAAACAGGGATCATCACACTTGTCTTAGGAGGTGGTACCAAGGATGACATTAATGTCTGGGAGGTGCTTTGTGGCAGGGTCCAATACCCGGCCACCGTCTTCCActgtgagggttttttgttttgtttgtttttaagtctgGAAACACAAGGAGGGCCTCCTCCCTTTCATGTTGGCTCATGGGCGTTTTCTCCTGGGATAGAGACTGTTGCAGGCAAGGACTGAGCTATCTAGGGCAGATAGGAGGAGTCTCTACAGGGCTTTCTGGAAACAGGCCCAGAGGCAACACATGGCAGAGAGCCTTCTCTTTGAGACTGTGGGGGGAAGCTGTTTGGACAGAGGCCATCTCACAGGGCCTTCTTGGCATGGAGGAAGCCCCAGGCCTCTGTCTGCCCCATCTCATGACACAGTGGCAGTACTGTACCACCCTGGCCCCCTGAGGCCCCTGACCCCGTGCCTGTACCCAGGAAGAGGAAGCATCCTTTACTCTCCGCTGTCAGGAAGCCATTCCCATTATACCACTCCCATCTCAGATGGGCCTTAcaggaggaagctgaggcccGGGCCTATCCAAAGGCCTGCCATGGAGCCCACCCTCACATGCAGGGTCTTCTGTGTCAAGAGTGGATGTTCTCTGCCCTGTTGAAATTCTGGGGGGCTGAGTCTGGCCGAACACAGAAAAGGAAGGGCCCCTAAAGGGCTCCTGAGAGATAAGTGCCCTCCCCATCACCACCTTGCCCCAAATTTCTGAGACACAGCCCCACACTCCATCTGCGTCATCGTGGCCCTCCCGAAGTGCACCGGGCCCTTCCGCTGTGCTCACCTGTGTTTCCCCCTTTTTTCCCCACTTCACCCCCTTAATGACACACAGTGACAGGTGGGGCGCTTATCTATATATCATTAATATTTAACCTCCCTCTAAGGTCATTGACCCAGTATCTCCAGCCAAAGGTTAACTGCCTCCACTTTGTTTAAGAGTGAAAAGTCACTGAATGATAGGCCTGTTCTTACTCGGTCAGTGCAACCAGAGCTGCAGAGACGCTTTTATGGAAGGCCATAAACTGGCTGCCAGCTCCCAGAACTATGTGTGTAGCAACCATAACAGAAGTGAGGGAGAAACAGGAGTGTCTAAGGAGGAGCCCATGGCCCCCCTCTGAGGGCCCCTCTGAGGGATCACGACACACGCTCCTCCCCTGGCATCCCAGGTCGATAGCTGGGCTGGATCCTGCTAGAAGGCAAGCTGTCAAAGTTCCACAGTGTCTCAGGTGAGCTTAGCTTTCCTGAGAGCCCTACCCTACCCCATAACCTGGAAAGTCTCCAGCTCTGCCTGTGGTGCCCTGTCCCACCCAGAGAAAGGTGAGTCTCCGAGTCGCCTGCCTAACAAGGAATGGCAGAACCAGGAGTACGAGACTAGTGACCACAGCATTCCCCCAACCTTTTCCTCCGGGGACAAGTCAAGACCCCAGACCCCTGTCCAGCTGGAACCCACAAGCTGCATGCAGCCAAGGAAAGCCGTGACTGCATCCCAACACGAAAtggtaaacttacttaaaacatcatGACAtgtttctgtcctttttttttggaATGTAGTTGCCTGGTTTGCAAGTATGAAGATAACAGTGTCATATCCAGAGGATGCTTGAAACCACAGGCGCGTCCAAGTCCTGCAGATGCTCTGGTGTGTTACGTGCCTGTGATAAATCTTAATCTGTAAATTAGGCACCTGAAGAGACACCAAACCACAGAATAGAATGGCagctgtaggaagcacagtaaaagTTACTTGAACACAATACTTAGTTACCAATAACCAGTCTGACTGAGCGATGGGTGTGTAGCCTATAGAGAGTGAATACACCAGATCACAGGATGGTGCCCATCTATGGCCAGATGGAAGAGGATGGCATGACATCTTATGTCAATTGGAATAAGGGGCCACATAAAACTTATAGATTAtggggctcagtggctaagagcactggctgctctttcagaggacccaggcccgattcccagcacccacaaggtggctcacaactgtctataactcctgtcTCAGGGGATCTAGCCCCCTCCCCTGACCTCTGgagcacaggcatgcatgtggagcacagacatgcatgtaggcaaaacatccatacacataaaataaaaacgaaaGAGGGGGAGATGTTTTAAACTTATGAATTATTTCCGGAAATTTCCATGTAATATTGTTGACTAAAGGTAACTGAAACCAGGAAAAGCAAAACCGTAGATGAGGAGAACTCACTGTAGCAGCTgtggtgagagagagaaaggacccGACCTGTCACTTAGTGCATTTCCGTCTCCATCGTCTGTCCTCCTGCTAATCTTCCTTCCGTGATGCACTGCGGTGCCGTCCTTCCCAAGGAGGAAAATGTGGTTCAGAGAAGTGAGTTTTCCTCCTCTCAAAACTTGGGACTGAGAGTTAAGGACCTAGataactcagcaggtaagaacatttgctgcacaatcctgagagcctgagttcaaatccccaggacccatgggaaAAAAGGAGTGGAccggtaacccagactcaggagaGGGAAACAGCAaaggacccctggggcttgccGGCTGCtagcccagctccaggttcaatgacagGCTCTATCTGAAGGGAGTAAACAGCCAGTGACAGGGCAGGATGGTTGATGTTATCCTCTGTGTTCTGCATACATGTGGGCAGGGCACACTCACCCACATGTGTGCATTCACCACAtaccacactcacattcacacactcacccacatgtgtgcattcaccacataccacactcacattcacacactcacccaCATGTGGGCATTCACCACAtaccacactcacattcacacactcacccaCATGTGGGCATTCACCACAtaccacactcacattcacacactcacccaCATGTGGGCATTCACCACAtaccacactcacattcacacactcacccaCATGTGGGCATTCACCACAtaccacactcacattcacacactcacccaCATGTGGGCATTCACCACAtaccacactcacattcacacactcacccaCATGTGGGCATTCACCACAtaccacactcacattcacacactcacccaCATGTGGGCATTCACCACAtaccacactcacattcacacactcacccaCATGTGGGCATTCACCACAtaccacactcacattcacacactcacccaCATGTGGGCATTCACCACAtaccacactcacattcacacactcacccaCATGTGGGCATTCACCACAtaccacactcacattcacacactcacccacatgtgtgcattcaccacataccacactcacattcacacactcacccaCATGTGGGCATTCACCACAtaccacactcacattcacacactcacccaCATGTGGGCATTCACCACAtaccacactcacattcacacactcacccaCATGAGTGCATTCACCACAtaccacactcacattcacacacccaCATGAGTGCATTCACCACAtaccacactcacattcacacactcacccaTATGTGTGCATTCACCACAtaccacactcacattcacacacacactgtgccaacaacaacaaaacttggGGATTTGGCTCAGTCGGTAGCATGCTTACTTAACACTCACAAACCCCCTAGCACCCGtaaacagggcatggtggcacatacctgtgaccccagcatgtaggggaagaggcaggaggatcagaagttcgatGCTGATTGGGTGTGATGgctcccacctttaatcccagcactcaggaggcagaggcaggcagagctctatgaattaaaggctagcctggtctacatagtgagacactgtctcaaaaagaggaggaggaagaagaaaagttgttcaaggccatcctcagctatgtagtaggtttgaggccaacctggtctacatgaaaccttgtctcaaaaaagagaaagaggaaatttTTCTTTGGCTCATGGATTCTGAAAAAATGTTCTGTCGTGGCGGGGAGCGTGTGCTGGAGGGAACAGCAGCTCCTTCTCTCGTGGTGAAAATGAGGTGACGACAGACGCCCAGGCCTTGTTGAATCGGGAAGCACAGAGCTCAAGGCAGCGAGGAAGAGGGTATATGCCCCCTCTAAGAGACCCACTTATGCTAGCTAGATCCCATGCCCCCCAAAACAGCACCACCTGatggggccctggcatccagaCGCATGGGCCTATGGGAGGCATTTAGGCTCAAATTTTAACAGGAGTTCGTTGAAAATATAATTTCCCAACATTgctctgggagagagagacagacagacggacagacacagacagatgacagagagacagagaatacaCGTTTTGTTGTCAGTATTtgggacagagtcttgctatgtaaccccaGTTGGCCTGTCTTTCATTATGTAATCAGGCCGGCTTTGAACCCATGACAGCCCTCATGAACTCATGGCCTGTgtctcccaagaactgggattacaggtgtgcagtaCCGTGCCAGGCTTAAGAATGTGTGTGTTGTTATGTTTTATCTATTTTGCGTGCGTGTTGAGGGGTGCCCGGGCcatgcaggagtcagttctccccttccaccatgtggtttctgaggatcaaactcaggtcatcaggcctggcaaGAGCCTTGACCTCGATGAACCATCTTGCAGGCCcaagaatttatatatatatatatatatatatatatatatatatatatatatatatatgatttatttattacgtatacagtgttctgcctgcatgtgtcccttcaggccagaagagggcaccagatctcattacagatggttgtgagccaccatatggttgctgggaattgaactcaggaccactggaaaaacagccagtgctcttaaccgctgagccatctctccagccccaagaatttatatttttaacaaaCTCTTGTGAGGTTTCCCCTCAAGCAAATTAAAGTAACAGTGTCTCCATCCACAGCCTCAATTTACAATCCTCCAACAGCCCATCACAGGACAGCAAGGCTGGGGTGATTAAAACCCTTAACCTCCAAGCCCTCAGCTCTGTGAACAGACAGGACTTGCCTGGGTTTCTGTCCCGAAATAAGGCTAAACTTCTGCAAGTTTCTAAAAGGTCAGGTCCTTCTGTGTCCCTGCTGAGTCAGGGTCAGCCTGAGCAAGAGGCTGTGACCATTTCTTCCTGTGCCTCCCCACCTTCCAGACAGTGGAGCAGAAACAGTGCACTGAGACAGGAATGACCAGAGGGAGTCCTGTTTGCTTCCCATCCTGTCTGCGCTGAGAATCAGAGCTCTGAAGCCCCAGCCCACACACTCAGCCTGCTCTGGAGACTGGAGTAGATCCAGAATCTCCGTGGACCAGGAGGAAGGAGGCATCTAGGTAGGCAATTCTCCACAGCAACCAGAAGTTAGTGCCGTCGGCCATGGACAGTTgctctctgaaaacaaaacaaaccaacaagaaaTGGTTGTAGACTGAGTTGTTGACAGAGGTGACAGAGCTCCAGACaaataaaagggagaaagaaagaggagaaagatggaaaTAGATGTGGGATACAGAACCAAGCAAAAATGCATTTCTTGTGTTTTGATCACAATTTAGTCTTGCAACTATTCTGCAAGATAGGTGACTGTGGTCTGAACGTtggtgccccccccaaaaaaaaagtgtgtatgtgtgtgtgtgtgtgtgtgtgtgtgtgtgttgcatgcatgaGTGCATACATGTGGGGGGGGGCACATGCAAATGTGAGAAGGCCAGAAGTCACattggtgtcttcttcaatcactcccTACCTTAATTTCTtcgagtctctcattgaacctggagctcgctgattagctagactggctggccagcgaggctcctcctgtgtctgcctcccagtgctggaattacaggcccaTGCCCTACTCAGGTGTTCGTGTGTGTTCAtccagcactttacccactgaagcaTCTCCGGAAGCCCTCACAGGCTGGCACTGACCCCTTATGCAGCTGGGTCAAGAGCCGGGAACTTTACAACCTGATTAGGTCCTGATGAGGGGTCGGTGGGCACGTCCTAACCCCTACAGCTCTTCTGTCACATGAAGACACAGCAAGAAGAATCTGAGACATGCTACACTGGCTGGTtttatggcaacttgacacacgctaaagtcatctgagcggagggagcctcaattaagaaaaggcctccatgagatcaggctgtaggcaagcccgCAGAGCAtgttcttaactagtgattggtGAGGGAATGCCCAGATAAGTTGGTGGCCCTGGGtcctataaggaagcaggctgagcaagccatgaggaacaagccagtgagcagcacccctccatggcctctgcatcagcgcctgcctccaggttcctgcctgtttgagttcctgtcccaacttccttcaatggtggactacaatgtggaagtgtaagccggataaacacttttctccccagcttgtttttggttgtggtgtttcaccacagcaacagtaacccaaCTTAAGACACATGGAAAATGAaacttgaccttgaactttcatACCTtcagaactatgagaaataaatgtctATCCTTTTTAAATGACCTAGTGTATACCAGGTCAAATAGACTGAGACAGTATTTATccactcatttttttgttttctattaattgattaattagctttgatttgagacagggtctcatgtagcccaggttgacctcaaatttgctatgtagttgaggctagtcttgaactcctgatcctcctgccttgacctccaaAGTGGTATGATTATTGGCATGTACCTAGCTTTccattcatttttaaagacaagttGAGGGCCCGCCTGTACTCCAGGCATTATTATTTCCTTGGGGCTAAGGACAGAGAGAATGGAACAAGTCAGTGTTCCTGCTATCTAAAAACCTTTCCCAGTCTACaattaaggaaactgaggctcaggaaagAAGCTGAAGGCTGAGCACgatagcacatgcttgtaatcccagcactcaaggtgctagggcaggagaatcatggatttgaggccagcctcagctacagagtgagacttatCTCAAGATTTAACAATGAACTAAAAACACAGACAAGAGGTCAAGGCCCCTCAGAGGCCAGGTCTCCCTCGTTAGTGAATAGAGGTTCCTATGACCAGCATCGAGGCCGAGAGCTGTGTAACTGAAATCATCTTCCTGCCACTCTGTTTCCCGTCTCAGGGTTGGCTACACTTACAAAGGACCAAGTGATTGGGGCTGCATCACCATGCATGATCGGCTGAGGGAGACAGGGGAATGGACCCCATGTCCAGATGGATGGGGGAGTAGTGAGACAAGGCCTTCAATGTCCCCAGAGTTCAGGAGAGACCAGTAGAGCCCTCATTTGTCAACCATCTACGGTATGTCTGGTGCTGTGGGGGAAGCTGAGGAGTCTGCCGGGATCCTTTCTATTAAAGGGTCCagttggagacaaggtctcactgtgtagcccaggctgggtctGGATGCCTGGgtccatctgcctcagcctcctgaatgctgagattacaggtctgtaccaccatgccctgcagACAGACCATGAAGCAGCCATTACTGTCCCCTGGAGTATAGATAAACCAGAAAAAGGTGACTTGCTAAACCAGAAAGCCAGGGGACTGGTCGGGATCCTGAACAGTCAGTCTGAGGTGCCCCTGACTCTGGCATATGTCTGAGTTCGTCCCTTCCGGCTGCCTCAGAGGGCAGGGACAAAGGGGCCTATTTTAGGACTGTGTTCTTCTGAGAAGAGGTGCATCTCACTTAGACATCACAGCAAGTGTGTGGACCCAAAGAAGCTCTTTCTAGATGGGAGGAtaggagaggaggaggcagaatgGTGCATACTTAAAACCATGGcacttggagactgaggcaggaagatggccagTTACAAACGAGCCTGGCTCACCTTGTCTCAGAATAGTAACAACCTTGTGTCAGAGcaaccgaaaaaaaaaaatggtcaggcTGAAATGATTTCTCAGTGTTTGAGCCCTGGCTCCAGtgaacccgggttcaattcccagcacccacagggcagctacATCTGtattctccagttccaggggagctgatgccctcttctggcctctgtagttAGCAGGCAtgcgtgtggtacacagacatacattcaagtaaaacactcgtacacataaatttttttttttggtttttcgagacagggtttctctgtgtagctttgcgcctttcctggaactcacttggtagcccaggctggcctcgaactcacagagatctgcctggttctgcctcctgagtgctgggattaaaggcgtgcgccaccaccgcccggccataaatttttttaaaaagaaaaaaaaaaatgtttaaagaaaaggaTGTGGGAGCCAGGCACTCCAGCATCCTCCCTGGGAGCTGCTATGACACCAGCCTGGGGAAGAGACAGAATCAGGGAAGCTTACAGAGGGCTTTGCAAGTACAGCAGGAGATTAAGATTAGGACTGAAGAGCTCAGTGCCACTCACGCCCTCTCCCCAGGGAACAGCCTCCTAAGTTctaggaagagcagccggtgACATACCCTGGTGCCTGTGGTCCCGTGAAGAGGCCCGTAGAGAAGCCATGTTCTCCAACCTAAAGCTGGCACCGTCTTCCCAGACCTGCTCATGCTCTGGAGGGTCATGTCCCTCCCTCATGGCTCCCCAACTCCTCTCCTGGGCCTGCCTCACCCGCCACATACAACCGTGGGCAAACCAGGAGCCGGGCCAGTAACTGCTAGATTGACGGACCAGAAAAAGCCACACATTTCTGCCTTAGCCGAGGGAATCAGAGTTTTCACATTCGGGTCACATATCTACATGGAGCTCGGTACCCCGGCAcgctgtctctgtctttcaagaAGGAATTCAGATCAGGGAAGCTGAAAGCCGTCCCCAAGGTACCCTGCAGCTGGAAGGAGAATTGAGAACAAACTTCTATAGCTAGGAACACAGCGTGTCCGCCTTCCCCAAACCAGGCTGGAGCTCTAGGCGTTACTGTTCCCTCTAGGCagggaatggggtggggtggaaaggctagaggtgggggaggagcagCGTGAGTAGTGGGGGCCACCCCACCTGTTG containing:
- the Il22ra1 gene encoding interleukin-22 receptor subunit alpha-1; the protein is MKILLTILAVGTLTAHTAEDAPGLLRYVKFQSSNFENILMWDSGPASTPDMVYSVLYKRYGETEWLAKASCQWTKQKSCNLTMETGNFTEFYYANVTVFRSGVQEFSKRSERFNSLQHTTIKPPAVTCIPKVRSVQMLIHPTFTPILSEDGHQLTLEEIFQDLFYRLELHVNHTYLMHLEGKQREYEFLGLTPDTQFLGYITILAPMWSKESAPYVCQVRTLPDRTWAYSFSGAVLFSMGFLVGLLCYLGYKYITKPPAPPNSLNVQRVLSFQPLRFIQEHVLIPVLDLSGPSSLAQPIQYSQVVVSGPREPPGAAQRHSLPEVTYIGQSDVSTLRPTKAPPQQTLSPPSYAPKAVPEVQPPSYAPQVASDAKTLVYSPQQVMKTHPSTHTAQGILDSWPESYAVCGEDTGKDSTPELLSSPKHPIPKGQLQEDILAGSCLPGDFSLQGVTSLAQEEIQRPKSLPLPLEFCTDRGPDLHALHSNAPETPRYLKGALSLLSSVQIEGHPVSLPLHTHSLSCSPSNQEPSPWGLLDSLVCPKDEGPGTEAEAMSHSAAASEPEQSTELDSLFKGLALTVQWES